A single region of the Raphanus sativus cultivar WK10039 chromosome 1, ASM80110v3, whole genome shotgun sequence genome encodes:
- the LOC108810236 gene encoding nudix hydrolase 12, mitochondrial encodes MSVILSRTGRDRQRYDNNFRLVSGCIPYRLIKEEGSEEDTSVDFVNKFQVLMVSSPNRHDLVFPKGGWEDDETVLEAASREAMEEAGVKGSLREVPLGVWEFRSKSSCNEENECFGGCKGYMFALEVTEELQEWPERENRERKWLNVKEALELCRYEWMQRALEEFLRVMQEDEERKLTTEEETVQDDSSKLEECQIDPCYCFIVN; translated from the exons ATGTCCGTTATATTATCTCGGACAGGACGAGATCGTCAACGTTACGACAACAACTTTCGTCTCGTTTCTGG ATGCATTCCGTATAGGCTGATCAAAGAAGAGGGAAGTGAAGAAGACACAAGTGTTGACTTTGTAAACAAGTTTCAAGTTCTCATGGTTTCATCTCCTAATCGTCATGATCTTGTCTTCCCaaag GGAGGATGGGAAGatgatgagacagttcttgaagCTGCTTCTCGTGAAGCCATGGAAGAAGCTGGAGTTAAAGGAAGCCTTAGA GAAGTTCCTTTAGGAGTTTGGGAATTTAGAAGCAAAAGTAGTTGTAACGAGGAGAATGAATGTTTTGGTGGATGCAAAGGATATATGTTTGCATTAGAGGTAACCGAAGAACTCCAGGAATGGCCAGAACGTGAGAATCGTGAGAGGAAATgg TTGAATGTTAAAGAAGCATTGGAGCTGTGTCGGTATGAATGGATGCAGAGAGCACTTGAAGAGTTTTTAAGAGTAAtgcaagaagatgaagaaagaaaatTGACAACAGAGGAAGAGACAGTGCAGGATGATTCTTCAAAGCTAGAGGAGTGTCAAATAGATCCTTGCTACTGTTTTATAGTTAACTAG